In candidate division KSB1 bacterium, the DNA window CGCGAGTCTTGTTATAAAGAGCAACCTTATTGGAGGTTTGGTCAAAGGACGGGTTTTTGATCAAGAAACAAACAAGGGTGTTCCGCATGTTATTCTCAGAATTAATGAAGCGATCGCGGTAACGGACAGGCGGGGTAACTTCATTTTCGATTCTTTAAAGCCCGGTAAGTACTCCTTTACTGTGAAGAAGCTAAGCCTTCCCGGAGATAAAACCACTGTTGAAAGAAATCCCCGCTCTATCGACATCCTCAACGGTGAGGAAACATACCTTTCGGTCGCACTTACGGGAGCTGCAACTCTTACTGGAAAAGTCAATGTTTATCCCTTTGGAAAAGAACAGCAAAGCCTATACGCCTCAAATGAAAATAATGACTCGGGTATTGCCAGCGAAGAGAAGGAATTAGCCGAAGGATTTGGTTTAGGCGGCGCTCTGGTTGTGCTTAGTAATGGCTCCGAAACGAAACGCCGTCGCACAGATGAATCAGGCCAGTTTACATTTACCAACTTACCTCAAGGCAAATGGAGAATTAGCGTTAAAGATAAATACTTACCCGCTAATCATCATCTTGATGAAAACAGTGTAGAGGTTAATGTTCTGAGCGGTCAGGAAAACCATGCGCTGGTTGGGGTTCTACCCGGGAAAAAAATTGTTTCTCCGGCCCTCTTGTTTGCCGAAGCCGATGTTAAGAAGAAAGCAAATGTTGAAAATGTGAAACTGCCGCAAAGCCGTTCGCCTCAACCCAAAAAATCTATGGTGAGCGTTTCATCAGCAAAAGCCGAACAATCTGAAGTGAAACGTTATATTGTCCGTTCGGGCGATTGGCTTTCTACAATTGCAGAGAAGTTTTATGGAGACGCCATGAACTACTCTGCAATTTTCGCAGCAAATAAGGACGTTCTGGAAAATCCCAACAAGATTTACCCTGGACAAGAGCTGCGAATTCCGGATGTAGTTAAGGCGAAACAATACTATACTGTGCGTTCTGGTGATTGGCTTTCTCAAATCGCCGAGAGCTATTATGGCGATGCAATGAAGTATAAAGTGGTATTTGCAGCAAACCAGGATATCGTTGCCGACCCCAATAAAATTTACCCGGGCCAGAGATTAGAAATTCCGGATTTATTAGGAAATACTGAAAATTATACCGTTCGTCTAAATGATTGGCTTTCGAAAATTGCTAAAAGAGCTTATGGTGAGGCAAGTCAATATAGAAAGATTTATGCAGCAAATGGTGGATTGATCCAGGATCCCAATTTAATTTATCCGGGCCAGAACTTGCGAATTCCTTCAGGAACAATAAGTGGTAGGGCGAGTAGTTCAAGGAGAATAAAACCCGGTCTGTCCGATTCCCTCTGATCTTTTTCCCTCAAGAGTTTTACCCGCCCGGAACCGAGAATAATTCTGAATTCCAGAAGCAGCTTATTTCAGTTACATCTTGACTTAGAGATTCGATTTATTTATCTTTTGTAAATTTTAATCATAAGTCGAGTATTAATGGCAGCTAAAAAGAAAAAAACCAACAACTCGTTTTTTAACTTCCATGCCGGTGATGCGGTCTGGGGCAACATCTTTAAAAAGAAAGCCAGTGAAGAAGAAACCACCATGGCAATATTGAAACGGGTTCCGCTTTTCAAGAATATGAAAAATTCCAGCCTGAGAGAATTTGAGAAGCTGCTGCACCGGCGCACGTATAAAGCGGATGAAGCCATTTTCTGGGAGGGTGAACCGGGAGTCGGGATGTATATCGTGCAAGAGGGGACCGTGGCAATTTATAAAGGTAGCTCTGAAAAGGAGCGCGAGGAGTTGGCAAAATTAGCTCAAGGTGAGTTTTTTGGAGAGCTGGCCCTGCTCGACGAATCGCCTCGCTCTGCAACGGCGATGGCCCTAGAGGACAGCAAAATTCTCGGGCTTTTTCGTCCGGACTTGTTAGAACTAATTGACCGCAAACCGAGACTTGGAAACCAGCTTTTGTTCAACCTGTCTTTGTTGATTGGCGAAAGACTAAAACACACCAATGACGAGCTGCAAACCCTCTGGGACAAATTAGAAGACACGAAAGTTATTAAGTAGGGGCTCGGTCCATCCGATTTGAATTCTCTCAGGCAAAAAATATGCAAGCTTACAAAAGAAGCATTCAAGAAACTAACCTGATTAATTCACAAAAAGAAATATAGCAATTGATTCAACATATTAACATTTAAGCAGTTAGATTGTGGATTAATGGATCAATGGAATATTGGATTAATGGCCTCGTTTTCCCCAATACTCCAGCAATCCATTACTCCAATAATCCACTGTTTATAAATAACCTAACCTGCAAAATCCAAAGTCAGTTAGCAATTTTCATGAATAATGCAGGCTAATTAAATATGGAACAACCCCCTGTTTTATCTGTTCGTTTTAATCCCGGGACGATTAAAAAGATCATTGGCGGATTCGTCCTGACACTTGGTTTTGTGGCATTATTAATCCTGATCCCGATTCTGCAATCTGTTGTCACCATTCTTATTATCGCATTTTTCCTCGCCCTTATTTTAAACCCGATAGTCAATTTTATAGAAAAC includes these proteins:
- a CDS encoding LysM peptidoglycan-binding domain-containing protein, which gives rise to MVKGRVFDQETNKGVPHVILRINEAIAVTDRRGNFIFDSLKPGKYSFTVKKLSLPGDKTTVERNPRSIDILNGEETYLSVALTGAATLTGKVNVYPFGKEQQSLYASNENNDSGIASEEKELAEGFGLGGALVVLSNGSETKRRRTDESGQFTFTNLPQGKWRISVKDKYLPANHHLDENSVEVNVLSGQENHALVGVLPGKKIVSPALLFAEADVKKKANVENVKLPQSRSPQPKKSMVSVSSAKAEQSEVKRYIVRSGDWLSTIAEKFYGDAMNYSAIFAANKDVLENPNKIYPGQELRIPDVVKAKQYYTVRSGDWLSQIAESYYGDAMKYKVVFAANQDIVADPNKIYPGQRLEIPDLLGNTENYTVRLNDWLSKIAKRAYGEASQYRKIYAANGGLIQDPNLIYPGQNLRIPSGTISGRASSSRRIKPGLSDSL
- a CDS encoding cyclic nucleotide-binding domain-containing protein encodes the protein MAAKKKKTNNSFFNFHAGDAVWGNIFKKKASEEETTMAILKRVPLFKNMKNSSLREFEKLLHRRTYKADEAIFWEGEPGVGMYIVQEGTVAIYKGSSEKEREELAKLAQGEFFGELALLDESPRSATAMALEDSKILGLFRPDLLELIDRKPRLGNQLLFNLSLLIGERLKHTNDELQTLWDKLEDTKVIK